One Gimesia aquarii DNA segment encodes these proteins:
- a CDS encoding HAD-IIB family hydrolase has product MNVDPRFNQQTLPPLVVMTDLDGTLLDHHTYSYTPAIPVLARLKAADIPLILNTSKTAAELEIIRKELENSAPYVVENGSAVFIPADYFDGELENTAQKSGYYMHVLGALRSEILELIHKIRIDKKFLFTGFADMEVSEVIAHTGLSETDAILAATREFSEPLIWQDSARQLLNFEALIANHGLRLLKGGRFVHVIGACDKGKCLHWLRERFTNSCGAQPAFVALGDSQNDVAMLNAADTAVIVRSSQHEPPVLEKRSSIIITEEIGPQGWADALTQILDETLS; this is encoded by the coding sequence ATGAATGTTGACCCACGTTTTAATCAACAAACACTCCCTCCACTTGTTGTCATGACAGATTTGGATGGGACATTGCTGGATCACCATACATATTCTTATACACCAGCCATACCAGTATTAGCACGTCTCAAAGCAGCTGATATTCCTTTGATTCTAAACACGAGTAAAACTGCCGCCGAACTTGAAATAATTCGTAAAGAGTTGGAAAACTCAGCGCCTTATGTCGTGGAAAATGGTTCGGCTGTTTTTATACCTGCTGATTATTTTGATGGGGAATTGGAAAATACTGCCCAGAAATCGGGATATTACATGCACGTTTTGGGGGCACTTCGGTCAGAAATTTTGGAATTGATTCACAAAATTCGTATAGATAAAAAATTCCTGTTTACCGGATTTGCAGACATGGAAGTCTCTGAAGTCATTGCGCATACGGGCTTATCGGAAACAGACGCTATACTTGCAGCAACACGAGAATTCTCGGAACCACTAATCTGGCAAGACTCGGCACGTCAATTGCTTAACTTTGAAGCACTGATTGCCAATCATGGATTACGGCTGCTTAAAGGTGGCCGGTTTGTGCATGTGATTGGCGCGTGTGACAAAGGAAAATGTCTGCATTGGTTAAGGGAGCGTTTTACTAACTCGTGTGGTGCGCAACCTGCTTTTGTGGCACTCGGCGATAGCCAAAATGATGTCGCCATGTTGAACGCAGCAGACACTGCCGTCATCGTGCGCTCTTCCCAGCATGAACCACCGGTCCTTGAAAAGCGATCTTCAATCATCATAACTGAAGAAATTGGCCCACAAGGATGGGCTGATGCGTTAACCCAAATACTGGATGAAACACTTTCCTGA
- a CDS encoding glycosyl transferase, which yields MGDFYQNGIITTLHNLASRSNAEMEAELIRFSEVRPMSLVLPCLYSELEGPALDKIVTELATVGYLNEIVIGLDRADESQYKHAIEFFSRLPQNHRILWNDGPRLQAVNNMLQEQGLAPKELGKGCNVWYCLGYILAQGTTSSVALHDCDILTYDRSLLARLIYPVANPSFNYQFCKGYYARVAESKMNGRVTRLLVTPLMRALKKILGSLDYLEYLDSYRYPLAGEFSFRVDVINDIRIPSDWGLEIGVLSEVKRNFSTNRLCQVDIADKYDHKHQKLSVEDAQAGLSKMSIDISKGIFRKLATNGVVFSTETFRSIKATYYRIALDFIETYRNDAIINGLKFDVHNEEKAVELFAENVLKAGLHFLENPMETPFIPSWNRVQSAIPDIFRHLCYAVDDDYREFS from the coding sequence ATGGGAGACTTTTACCAAAACGGTATCATTACCACATTACATAACCTCGCTTCACGTTCTAATGCAGAGATGGAAGCGGAATTGATCCGATTTTCTGAAGTTCGCCCGATGAGCCTCGTGCTCCCCTGTCTATACAGCGAACTCGAAGGACCGGCTCTCGATAAGATTGTCACTGAGTTGGCAACGGTTGGTTATCTGAATGAGATCGTGATTGGTCTGGACCGGGCCGATGAATCGCAATACAAACACGCGATTGAATTTTTTAGTCGCCTACCTCAGAATCATCGCATACTCTGGAATGATGGTCCACGGCTCCAGGCAGTCAACAATATGCTACAAGAACAGGGACTGGCCCCGAAAGAACTGGGGAAAGGTTGCAATGTCTGGTACTGTCTCGGTTATATTCTTGCTCAGGGAACGACTTCTTCGGTAGCCTTACATGATTGTGATATTTTGACATACGATCGTAGCCTGCTCGCACGTTTAATTTATCCGGTTGCAAACCCCAGTTTCAATTACCAATTTTGTAAAGGTTATTACGCACGCGTCGCAGAGAGTAAGATGAATGGCCGAGTAACACGGTTATTAGTCACCCCCTTAATGCGCGCATTGAAAAAGATCCTGGGTTCTTTAGATTATCTCGAATACCTGGATAGCTACCGTTACCCACTTGCGGGTGAATTTTCATTTCGCGTTGATGTGATTAATGATATTCGGATTCCCAGTGATTGGGGGTTGGAAATCGGAGTGCTCTCGGAAGTCAAACGTAATTTCTCAACAAACCGATTATGTCAGGTTGATATTGCCGACAAATATGATCACAAACATCAGAAGTTATCTGTTGAGGATGCACAAGCGGGTCTCTCTAAAATGTCTATCGATATTTCAAAAGGTATTTTTCGAAAGCTGGCCACCAACGGCGTTGTATTTTCGACTGAAACATTTCGTTCTATTAAAGCCACCTACTATCGAATTGCTCTGGACTTTATAGAAACCTATCGTAACGATGCCATAATTAATGGGTTAAAGTTTGATGTACACAACGAAGAAAAAGCGGTTGAACTATTCGCTGAAAATGTATTAAAGGCAGGACTGCATTTTCTGGAAAACCCAATGGAAACTCCTTTCATCCCCAGTTGGAACCGTGTCCAAAGTGCGATTCCAGATATCTTCAGACATCTGTGTTACGCCGTTGATGATGACTACCGGGAGTTTTCCTGA
- a CDS encoding type 1 glutamine amidotransferase domain-containing protein: MSVSLPLSGSKFLLFVGDDYEDLELWYPKLRLEEAGAETIMAGLESGKTYLGKHGYPAISEATIDSINSNDYQGVICAGGWMPDKLRRFEKVLSLLKEFHTSEKLIAAICHGGWMPISAGIYHGVKVTGSPGIKDDLINAGAIWEDTPVVIDRHFVSSRRPGDLPDFCKGILEVLLQEK; encoded by the coding sequence ATGAGTGTTTCCCTGCCCTTGTCAGGTTCAAAGTTTCTGTTGTTTGTTGGTGATGATTACGAAGATCTTGAACTTTGGTATCCCAAACTTCGTCTGGAGGAAGCGGGTGCCGAAACGATCATGGCAGGTCTCGAATCAGGAAAAACCTATCTGGGGAAACATGGTTACCCTGCAATCTCGGAAGCAACAATCGATAGTATCAATTCGAACGACTATCAGGGCGTCATCTGTGCGGGCGGGTGGATGCCTGACAAACTCCGGCGTTTTGAAAAGGTTTTGTCATTATTAAAGGAATTCCATACGAGTGAAAAACTGATTGCCGCCATCTGTCATGGAGGCTGGATGCCGATTTCAGCAGGGATTTACCATGGTGTCAAAGTCACTGGCTCACCAGGCATCAAAGATGATCTCATTAATGCAGGTGCCATCTGGGAAGATACTCCCGTTGTCATCGATCGGCATTTCGTTTCAAGTCGTCGACCAGGAGATCTGCCCGATTTTTGTAAAGGAATATTGGAAGTGCTGCTACAAGAAAAATAA
- a CDS encoding sugar phosphorylase, with amino-acid sequence MTDPVEHTAISEYRFHIENHLRIIYPDLDHTEFAQSLIDIMCPDAGECRTPETHQNHWTQRDIIMITYGDSLLTEGQPPLETLLNFAETFLQDTINGIHILPFFPYSSDDGFSIIDYQQVNEKLGDWSHINAIAKQFQLMSDLVINHCSSQSRWFEQFKRGTSPGKDYFFCATPEDDISKVVRPRTNELLQLIETPEGPRYVWCTFSHDQVDLNFANPELLKEIVKIIKLYLDHGVRIFRLDAIAFIWKVPGTSCLSLPETHEIVRLLRTLIQFVSPKAIIITETNIPNRENLAYFGNSNEAHAIYNFSLPPLLVNAMLRGSCQHLKTWMMSMPPALHGTTYLNFIASHDGIGLRPAEGLMSEEEIGEMVSMMEQFGGLTSMRSLAGGGMRPYEINISLFEAMKGTLDGEDEWQIERFLCAHAIMLALEGIPAIYIHSFLGTRNDHTAVEQTGRSRSINRHRWDYRHLLSVLEDESSTHSRVFQGLCHLINVRIRQPAFHPNATQFTLHLGDSVFAFWRQSMNRQQSIFAINNITNKEQIIPLSDINLIGTDSWVDLISGELYSDLHGDLVLNPYQVIWLTNLLDHD; translated from the coding sequence ATGACCGACCCAGTTGAGCATACTGCAATCAGTGAATATCGATTTCATATCGAAAACCATTTGCGCATCATTTATCCCGATCTCGATCATACGGAGTTTGCTCAGTCTCTGATTGATATCATGTGTCCTGACGCTGGAGAATGCCGGACACCAGAAACACATCAAAATCACTGGACTCAACGCGACATCATCATGATTACTTATGGCGATAGTCTGCTCACGGAGGGGCAGCCGCCTTTGGAAACATTGCTGAACTTTGCAGAGACATTTCTGCAAGACACCATCAATGGAATTCATATCCTTCCATTTTTTCCTTATAGTTCCGATGATGGCTTTTCAATCATTGACTATCAACAAGTCAATGAGAAACTAGGCGACTGGAGCCATATCAATGCAATTGCTAAACAATTTCAATTGATGTCAGATCTTGTAATCAATCATTGTTCAAGCCAAAGTCGCTGGTTTGAACAGTTTAAACGGGGAACGTCACCAGGTAAAGATTATTTTTTTTGTGCAACGCCGGAAGATGACATCTCTAAAGTAGTTCGTCCAAGAACAAACGAACTATTACAATTGATAGAAACTCCCGAAGGCCCTCGCTATGTATGGTGCACTTTCAGTCATGATCAAGTCGACTTGAATTTTGCGAATCCAGAATTACTAAAAGAAATCGTCAAGATTATTAAATTGTACCTGGATCACGGTGTCAGAATTTTTCGATTGGATGCCATTGCCTTTATCTGGAAAGTTCCAGGTACGAGTTGCTTAAGCTTGCCAGAGACTCATGAAATTGTGCGATTGTTACGAACGTTGATTCAATTTGTCTCACCGAAAGCAATTATCATTACTGAGACAAACATCCCAAATCGTGAAAATCTGGCTTACTTTGGGAACTCAAACGAAGCGCATGCGATCTATAATTTTTCTCTGCCTCCCCTGCTGGTCAACGCAATGCTACGTGGTAGTTGCCAGCATCTAAAAACATGGATGATGAGCATGCCCCCTGCACTGCATGGAACAACATACTTAAATTTTATTGCTTCGCATGACGGTATCGGACTACGCCCTGCCGAAGGGTTAATGAGCGAAGAAGAAATCGGCGAAATGGTTTCTATGATGGAACAATTTGGTGGATTGACATCGATGCGTTCTCTCGCGGGTGGGGGGATGCGTCCTTATGAGATCAACATCTCCCTATTCGAAGCGATGAAAGGAACTCTGGACGGTGAAGATGAATGGCAGATTGAACGCTTTCTATGCGCCCACGCAATTATGCTGGCTTTAGAAGGAATTCCCGCGATCTACATTCACAGTTTCCTCGGCACACGGAATGATCATACCGCTGTGGAACAGACAGGTCGTAGTCGTTCTATCAATCGTCATCGCTGGGATTATCGGCATCTTTTGAGCGTGCTTGAAGATGAATCATCAACACATTCACGAGTCTTTCAGGGACTTTGTCATCTGATAAATGTCCGCATCCGCCAGCCAGCCTTTCATCCAAACGCAACTCAGTTTACCTTACACTTGGGAGATAGTGTGTTTGCTTTCTGGCGTCAGAGTATGAATCGCCAACAGAGCATCTTTGCAATCAACAATATCACTAATAAAGAACAAATCATTCCCTTATCAGACATTAATTTGATTGGTACTGATTCATGGGTCGATCTGATCAGCGGTGAATTGTATTCAGACCTGCATGGTGACTTGGTTCTCAACCCATACCAGGTAATCTGGTTGACAAACTTATTAGACCACGATTAA
- a CDS encoding LamG-like jellyroll fold domain-containing protein: MIYRKHLRFTALSILLLSTFFSLDAAGQQTVMLQEPWQSQYTKANAAGKHVLGLWTFDETDAGEDLSGNGHTAKFKGAEVESQGRFGAALRSFPGFPVEDKRHYAIVKDSPKLSPQGPFTLEMWINPGKDIEKAHSAFLLDKKYAGNTDYQLLFNRAGNSGTRILKAVLGFGASSETWYSDPLRLKPGTWYHIVFLYDGAGRGRFLVNGIPHGEKTISGIGSVAAGTRPLTIGDRNGSNYGGFPGLVDQVRISEGELEFRPVRFERISQRACFIRMEKNCTIAFQVTNLQKKSVPEATITWLLNGEAQGTSTLKNLQTGQPQEVLFPLNTSLRPDQYLLTAKLKTAGPLNTSAEESFPIQIVSRKLPDQFPVIMWGAGISEVDRLKEIGFTHAAGLRANYSKIFKAGKPTLADSEQRVTEVRAGLDRGLANGISFYASLSPGTYLRNQEKYQRMNRDGTKKSSREDICASIPAIKEYCYNVGASVVQTYQDYPAFDSALLHTEVRGHSRPCFHQHDLEAFKKHAGFGVPAEVGSPYGVSYSKLKDFPKNRVVKDDHPLYVYYKWHWKKGDGWNDLNSDLERGLDSTNKTLWTWYDPAMRVATVFGSGGNVDVLSHWTYTYPDPIRINVVLDEMFAMARGSKKQQDVMKMTQIIWYRSQTAPKPKKPEDILATQATWEQEQPDADFITISPMQLREAFWAKISRPIKGIMYHGWQSLVPTDGTYAYRLTNTQTQHELKRLIHEVVQPLGPTLRNIPAAKNDIAFYESFASQVFARRGTLGWNGYWLGDAHQMLQWAGLQTDIVFDETITQQGLDQYKVLVMMHGDVVTESVLKKIEAFQQRGGLVIADEFLTPAIQPDIRVRSYSRTGKADVDKQEFQKKAMELKAALSGKYNRFVDSSNQNVVHYSRRGKNTDYIFLVNDHREYGKYVGHHGLVMENGLPSETTLFINRGEGYLYDLVNHQPVLTQKSAGKQTFSLQLGPGAGGIYMLTQDPIERITVEVPNQLKRGESANVSLTVTSQHGKLISAVIPVEVTIEDSEGRIAEQSGFRALVDGKQSFPIQIAPNDKAGIWRVHVKELASGKASDAYFRVMDDNSSVKPNYKNIKGFNPAQPAG; encoded by the coding sequence ATGATCTACCGTAAGCATCTCCGATTTACTGCTTTGTCTATTCTTTTGCTGAGTACTTTTTTTTCGCTTGATGCTGCAGGCCAACAAACTGTAATGCTTCAGGAGCCATGGCAATCGCAGTACACTAAAGCAAATGCAGCCGGAAAACACGTCCTTGGATTATGGACGTTTGATGAAACTGATGCAGGCGAAGATCTTTCCGGCAATGGTCATACCGCAAAATTTAAAGGAGCTGAGGTTGAATCGCAAGGGCGATTTGGTGCCGCTTTGCGGTCTTTTCCTGGTTTTCCTGTCGAAGACAAAAGACATTATGCAATTGTGAAAGATTCTCCCAAACTGTCTCCGCAGGGACCTTTCACACTCGAAATGTGGATCAACCCTGGTAAAGATATCGAAAAGGCCCACTCTGCATTCCTCCTGGATAAAAAGTATGCGGGGAATACCGATTATCAACTCTTGTTTAACCGAGCGGGGAATTCAGGCACTCGAATCCTCAAAGCAGTTCTCGGTTTTGGTGCCTCATCGGAAACCTGGTATTCTGATCCACTCAGATTGAAGCCGGGTACATGGTACCACATTGTATTTCTCTATGATGGAGCAGGGCGTGGACGATTTTTAGTCAATGGAATCCCCCATGGCGAAAAAACAATTAGTGGGATTGGCTCTGTTGCAGCAGGAACAAGACCCCTGACCATTGGTGACCGTAATGGAAGTAATTATGGTGGTTTTCCTGGTCTCGTTGATCAAGTCCGAATCAGCGAGGGGGAATTAGAATTTCGCCCGGTTCGCTTTGAGAGAATCTCCCAACGTGCCTGTTTTATTCGCATGGAAAAAAATTGTACAATCGCGTTTCAGGTGACGAATTTGCAAAAGAAATCAGTTCCTGAAGCGACGATCACCTGGTTGCTGAATGGTGAAGCGCAGGGAACTTCGACTCTAAAAAACTTACAAACCGGTCAGCCACAGGAAGTTCTGTTTCCACTAAATACGTCATTACGACCAGACCAGTATTTGTTGACCGCAAAATTAAAAACAGCCGGACCACTAAATACATCTGCGGAAGAATCTTTTCCTATTCAAATCGTTTCTCGAAAATTGCCAGATCAGTTTCCCGTAATCATGTGGGGAGCGGGAATCAGTGAGGTTGATCGTTTGAAAGAAATTGGTTTTACGCATGCAGCAGGATTGAGAGCCAATTATTCAAAAATATTTAAAGCAGGTAAACCGACTCTGGCTGATTCTGAGCAGCGAGTAACAGAGGTTCGCGCGGGGCTTGATCGTGGCCTAGCCAACGGAATTTCTTTTTATGCTTCACTCTCTCCTGGTACTTATTTGCGTAACCAGGAGAAATATCAGCGAATGAATCGCGATGGAACCAAAAAATCAAGTCGCGAGGATATTTGTGCCTCGATCCCTGCTATAAAAGAATATTGCTATAACGTAGGGGCATCCGTTGTTCAAACTTATCAAGATTACCCTGCCTTCGATTCAGCTCTGCTGCATACTGAGGTACGTGGCCATTCACGTCCCTGTTTTCATCAACATGATCTTGAAGCGTTTAAAAAACACGCCGGGTTTGGTGTTCCCGCAGAAGTAGGGTCTCCATATGGTGTCTCCTATAGCAAACTGAAAGACTTTCCTAAAAATCGAGTTGTGAAAGATGATCACCCGCTTTATGTCTATTACAAATGGCACTGGAAAAAGGGAGATGGTTGGAATGACTTGAACAGCGATCTGGAACGTGGTCTCGATTCCACAAACAAAACACTCTGGACCTGGTATGACCCTGCAATGCGAGTTGCTACTGTGTTTGGTTCTGGAGGGAATGTCGATGTACTTTCACATTGGACTTACACTTATCCCGATCCCATTCGTATTAACGTCGTACTCGATGAAATGTTCGCGATGGCACGTGGTTCAAAAAAGCAACAAGATGTGATGAAGATGACACAGATCATCTGGTATCGCTCACAGACTGCTCCAAAACCGAAGAAGCCTGAAGATATTCTTGCAACACAAGCAACCTGGGAACAGGAACAACCCGATGCTGATTTTATTACCATCTCACCGATGCAATTACGTGAAGCATTCTGGGCCAAAATATCTCGTCCGATTAAAGGAATCATGTACCACGGTTGGCAGTCTTTAGTTCCCACTGATGGAACATACGCGTATCGTTTAACAAACACGCAAACACAGCACGAACTGAAACGCCTGATTCATGAGGTTGTGCAGCCTCTGGGACCGACTTTGCGAAACATTCCTGCAGCTAAGAACGATATCGCTTTTTATGAAAGTTTTGCATCACAGGTCTTTGCGCGACGAGGAACTCTGGGCTGGAATGGATACTGGCTGGGAGATGCACATCAGATGCTGCAGTGGGCAGGGTTACAAACCGATATCGTATTTGATGAAACCATTACCCAACAGGGATTAGACCAGTACAAAGTCCTGGTCATGATGCATGGCGATGTGGTGACAGAATCTGTTTTGAAAAAAATAGAGGCATTTCAACAACGCGGTGGCCTTGTGATTGCTGATGAATTTCTCACCCCTGCGATTCAGCCTGACATTCGAGTTCGATCTTATTCTCGAACTGGTAAGGCAGACGTTGATAAACAGGAATTCCAGAAAAAAGCGATGGAATTAAAAGCAGCCTTATCAGGTAAGTATAATCGATTTGTTGACTCTTCTAACCAAAACGTAGTTCATTATTCTCGACGTGGGAAGAATACGGATTATATTTTTCTGGTCAATGATCATCGCGAATATGGAAAGTATGTGGGACATCATGGTCTTGTGATGGAAAATGGACTGCCTTCTGAGACAACTCTGTTCATTAACCGGGGAGAGGGATACCTCTATGATTTGGTGAATCACCAACCAGTTTTGACTCAAAAATCCGCAGGCAAGCAGACCTTTTCTCTTCAATTGGGGCCTGGAGCAGGGGGGATTTATATGCTCACGCAGGATCCCATTGAACGTATTACCGTTGAAGTTCCTAATCAATTGAAACGAGGTGAGTCTGCTAATGTCTCTCTCACTGTGACCAGTCAACATGGTAAACTCATTTCAGCTGTGATTCCTGTCGAAGTGACTATTGAAGATTCCGAAGGACGTATCGCAGAACAATCTGGTTTCCGAGCTTTGGTTGACGGCAAGCAGTCCTTCCCCATTCAAATCGCCCCTAATGACAAAGCAGGCATCTGGCGTGTCCATGTAAAGGAACTGGCATCTGGCAAAGCTTCAGACGCATATTTTCGGGTGATGGATGACAATTCTTCAGTGAAGCCCAATTACAAGAACATCAAAGGCTTCAATCCGGCACAACCTGCTGGTTAG
- a CDS encoding VOC family protein: MASTSSDLQELVPLLFVDDLSRSVDFYIEQLGFDIKLTWEPEGTLFWCRIERGNAALMLQLAVPDEDGTANERSKGVGLFFNCGDAQAMYEELLSKGLSLEPPQVAFYGMNQLFLRDPDGYELCFQNQV; encoded by the coding sequence ATGGCGAGTACGAGTTCAGATCTTCAGGAGTTAGTACCACTTTTATTTGTCGATGACCTTTCTCGCTCAGTTGATTTTTATATTGAACAGCTTGGTTTTGATATCAAACTCACGTGGGAGCCAGAAGGTACATTGTTCTGGTGTCGGATCGAACGTGGGAATGCTGCCCTGATGTTACAATTGGCTGTTCCCGATGAAGATGGAACTGCTAATGAACGTAGCAAGGGAGTAGGTCTCTTTTTCAACTGCGGTGATGCACAGGCAATGTATGAGGAACTTTTATCAAAAGGACTCTCGCTTGAACCACCACAAGTTGCCTTTTACGGGATGAATCAGCTTTTTCTGAGAGATCCAGATGGTTATGAACTCTGTTTTCAGAATCAAGTCTAA